In Felis catus isolate Fca126 chromosome A2, F.catus_Fca126_mat1.0, whole genome shotgun sequence, the following proteins share a genomic window:
- the TECR gene encoding very-long-chain enoyl-CoA reductase isoform X1: protein MGLLQRLLAPIPEPRDIGIQTLALVVWPAGAGGGNWLVEGLGVGGQRLPALASLGDVLPPWWHVGEAGASALGTSEKWGHELRPLGKEVFLAEQVRPVLASWQLSPRSFQPPWRERCDFDISGKWKGKGAASAESPSPGERARASASVKRVEILDAKTREKLCFLDKVEPHATIAEIKNLFTKTHPQWYPARQSLRLDPKGKSLKDEDVLQKLPVGTTATLYFRDLGAQISWVTVFLTEYAGPLFIYLLFYFRVPFIYGHKYDFTSSRHTVVHLACICHSFHYIKRLLETLFVHRFSHGTMPLRNIFKNCTYYWGFAAWMAYYINHPLYTPPTYGAQQVKLALAIFVICQLGNFSIHMALRDLRPAGSKTRKIPYPTKNPFTWLFLLVSCPNYTYEVGSWIGFAIMTQCLPVALFSLVGFTQMTIWAKGKHRSYLKEFRDYPPLRMPIIPFLL, encoded by the exons ATGGGGCTCCTCCAGCGTCTCCTGGCCCCCATCCCAGAGCCCAGGGACATTGGCATTCAGACCCTGGCTCTTGTTGTCTGGCCAGcgggggcaggaggtgggaacTGGCTGGTTGAGGGCCTGGGAGTGGGTGGTCAGCGTCTCCCCGCCCTTGCCAGCCTTGGTGACGTTCTGCCCCCATGGTGGCACGTCGGGGAGGCTGGTGCAAGCGCGCTGGGCACCTCAGAGAAATGGGGTCACGAGCTGAGGCCACTGGGGAAGGAGGTATTTCTGGCGGAGCAGGTGCGGCCTGTGCTGGCCTCCTGGCAGCTGAGCCCAAGGTCTTTTCAGCCACCCTGGCGCGAGCGGTGTGACTTCGATATTTCTGGAAAGTGGAAGGGAAAGGGAGCTGCAAGTGCTGAGTCGCCGAGTCCAGGCGAACGTGCCCGAGCCTCTGCATCTGTGAAGCGG GTGGAGATTCTGGACGCGAAGACGCGAGAGAAGCTGTGCTTCCTGGACAAG GTGGAGCCCCATGCCACCATTGCCGAGATCAAGAACCTCTTCACCAAGACCC ATCCACAGTGGTACCCTGCCCGCCAGTCCCTCCGCCTGGACCCCA AGGGCAAGTCCCTGAAGGATGAGGACGTCCTGCAGAAGCTGCCTGTGGGCACCACGGCCACACTCTACTTCCGGGACCTGGGGGCCCAGATCAGCTGGGTGACG GTCTTCCTGACCGAGTATGCGGGGCCCCTTTTCATCTACCTGCTCTTCTACTTCCGGGTGCCCTTCATCTACGGCCACAAGTATGACTTCACGTCCAGCCGGCACACGGTGGTGCA cctcGCCTGCATCTGCCACTCATTCCACTACATCAAGCGTCTGCTGGAGACGCTCTTCGTGCACCGCTTCTCCCACGGCACCATGCCCCTGCGCAACATCTTCAAG AACTGCACCTACTACTGGGGCTTCGCCGCTTGGATGGCCTATTACATTAACCACCCTCTCTACACACCCCCCA CCTATGGAGCTCAGCAGGTGAAACTGGCCCTCGCCATCTTCGTG ATCTGCCAGCTTGGCAACTTTTCCATCCACATGGCCCTGCGGGACCTGCGGCCAGCTG GGTCCAAGACCAGGAAGATCCCATACCCCACCAAGAACCCCTTCACCTGGCTCTTCCTGCTGGTGTCCTGCCCCAACTATACGTACGAG GTGGGATCCTGGATTGGCTTTGCCATCATGACACAGTGTCTCCCAG TGGCCCTCTTCTCCCTGGTGGGCTTCACTCAGATGACCATCTGGGCCAAGGGCAAGCACCGCAGCTACCTGAAGGAGTTCCGGGACTACCCGCCTCTGCGCATGCCCATCatccccttcctgctctga
- the NDUFB7 gene encoding NADH dehydrogenase [ubiquinone] 1 beta subcomplex subunit 7, producing MGAHLARRYVTDPSGEPDPQRMPTFPPDYGFPGRKEREMVATQQQMNDAQLALQQRDYCAHYLIRLLKCKRDSFPNFLACKHEQHAWDHCEHLDYVMRMKEFERERRLLQRKKRREQRAADVAQGQGPGEVAPEVAL from the exons ATGGGGGCGCATCTCGCCCGGCGCTATGTGACCGATCCGTCGGGGGAACCCGACCCCCAGCGGATGCCCACCTTCCCCCCCGACTACGGCTTCCCGGGGCGCAAGGAGCGCG AGATGGTGGCCACACAGCAGCAGATGAATGACGCGCAGCTGGCGCTCCAGCAGCGAGACTACTGCGCCCACTACCTCATCCGGCTGCTCAAGTGCAAGCGTGACAGCTTCCCCAACTTCCTGGCCTGCAAGCACGAGCAGCACGCCTGGGACCACTGCGAGCACCTCGA CTACGTGATGCGCATGAAGGAGTTTGAGCGGGAACGGAGGCTGCTCCAGCGGAAGAAGCGGCGGGAGCAGCGGGCGGCAGACGTGGCCCAAGGCCAGGGGCCCGGCGAGGTGGCCCCCGAGGTAGCCCTGTAG
- the TECR gene encoding very-long-chain enoyl-CoA reductase isoform X3: MKHYEVEILDAKTREKLCFLDKVEPHATIAEIKNLFTKTHPQWYPARQSLRLDPKGKSLKDEDVLQKLPVGTTATLYFRDLGAQISWVTVFLTEYAGPLFIYLLFYFRVPFIYGHKYDFTSSRHTVVHLACICHSFHYIKRLLETLFVHRFSHGTMPLRNIFKNCTYYWGFAAWMAYYINHPLYTPPTYGAQQVKLALAIFVICQLGNFSIHMALRDLRPAGSKTRKIPYPTKNPFTWLFLLVSCPNYTYEVGSWIGFAIMTQCLPVALFSLVGFTQMTIWAKGKHRSYLKEFRDYPPLRMPIIPFLL, from the exons GTGGAGATTCTGGACGCGAAGACGCGAGAGAAGCTGTGCTTCCTGGACAAG GTGGAGCCCCATGCCACCATTGCCGAGATCAAGAACCTCTTCACCAAGACCC ATCCACAGTGGTACCCTGCCCGCCAGTCCCTCCGCCTGGACCCCA AGGGCAAGTCCCTGAAGGATGAGGACGTCCTGCAGAAGCTGCCTGTGGGCACCACGGCCACACTCTACTTCCGGGACCTGGGGGCCCAGATCAGCTGGGTGACG GTCTTCCTGACCGAGTATGCGGGGCCCCTTTTCATCTACCTGCTCTTCTACTTCCGGGTGCCCTTCATCTACGGCCACAAGTATGACTTCACGTCCAGCCGGCACACGGTGGTGCA cctcGCCTGCATCTGCCACTCATTCCACTACATCAAGCGTCTGCTGGAGACGCTCTTCGTGCACCGCTTCTCCCACGGCACCATGCCCCTGCGCAACATCTTCAAG AACTGCACCTACTACTGGGGCTTCGCCGCTTGGATGGCCTATTACATTAACCACCCTCTCTACACACCCCCCA CCTATGGAGCTCAGCAGGTGAAACTGGCCCTCGCCATCTTCGTG ATCTGCCAGCTTGGCAACTTTTCCATCCACATGGCCCTGCGGGACCTGCGGCCAGCTG GGTCCAAGACCAGGAAGATCCCATACCCCACCAAGAACCCCTTCACCTGGCTCTTCCTGCTGGTGTCCTGCCCCAACTATACGTACGAG GTGGGATCCTGGATTGGCTTTGCCATCATGACACAGTGTCTCCCAG TGGCCCTCTTCTCCCTGGTGGGCTTCACTCAGATGACCATCTGGGCCAAGGGCAAGCACCGCAGCTACCTGAAGGAGTTCCGGGACTACCCGCCTCTGCGCATGCCCATCatccccttcctgctctga
- the TECR gene encoding very-long-chain enoyl-CoA reductase isoform X2 yields MQPVKAKVEILDAKTREKLCFLDKVEPHATIAEIKNLFTKTHPQWYPARQSLRLDPKGKSLKDEDVLQKLPVGTTATLYFRDLGAQISWVTVFLTEYAGPLFIYLLFYFRVPFIYGHKYDFTSSRHTVVHLACICHSFHYIKRLLETLFVHRFSHGTMPLRNIFKNCTYYWGFAAWMAYYINHPLYTPPTYGAQQVKLALAIFVICQLGNFSIHMALRDLRPAGSKTRKIPYPTKNPFTWLFLLVSCPNYTYEVGSWIGFAIMTQCLPVALFSLVGFTQMTIWAKGKHRSYLKEFRDYPPLRMPIIPFLL; encoded by the exons GTGGAGATTCTGGACGCGAAGACGCGAGAGAAGCTGTGCTTCCTGGACAAG GTGGAGCCCCATGCCACCATTGCCGAGATCAAGAACCTCTTCACCAAGACCC ATCCACAGTGGTACCCTGCCCGCCAGTCCCTCCGCCTGGACCCCA AGGGCAAGTCCCTGAAGGATGAGGACGTCCTGCAGAAGCTGCCTGTGGGCACCACGGCCACACTCTACTTCCGGGACCTGGGGGCCCAGATCAGCTGGGTGACG GTCTTCCTGACCGAGTATGCGGGGCCCCTTTTCATCTACCTGCTCTTCTACTTCCGGGTGCCCTTCATCTACGGCCACAAGTATGACTTCACGTCCAGCCGGCACACGGTGGTGCA cctcGCCTGCATCTGCCACTCATTCCACTACATCAAGCGTCTGCTGGAGACGCTCTTCGTGCACCGCTTCTCCCACGGCACCATGCCCCTGCGCAACATCTTCAAG AACTGCACCTACTACTGGGGCTTCGCCGCTTGGATGGCCTATTACATTAACCACCCTCTCTACACACCCCCCA CCTATGGAGCTCAGCAGGTGAAACTGGCCCTCGCCATCTTCGTG ATCTGCCAGCTTGGCAACTTTTCCATCCACATGGCCCTGCGGGACCTGCGGCCAGCTG GGTCCAAGACCAGGAAGATCCCATACCCCACCAAGAACCCCTTCACCTGGCTCTTCCTGCTGGTGTCCTGCCCCAACTATACGTACGAG GTGGGATCCTGGATTGGCTTTGCCATCATGACACAGTGTCTCCCAG TGGCCCTCTTCTCCCTGGTGGGCTTCACTCAGATGACCATCTGGGCCAAGGGCAAGCACCGCAGCTACCTGAAGGAGTTCCGGGACTACCCGCCTCTGCGCATGCCCATCatccccttcctgctctga